Proteins from one Bradyrhizobium amphicarpaeae genomic window:
- a CDS encoding enoyl-CoA hydratase/isomerase family protein, which translates to MPWIIERKHPHVAVVTMNTNKVNAQNPAFFAELHAAFDRLESEFADCAVVLTGSGAVFTAGLDFDHHFPMFARRSIKEIDAWFDAYRATNLRLFTYPRPTVAAINGHAYAGGFITAIDCDHRIASEGPLQFALNEVPIGIPMPAVYCEIIKHAIGPRSAFEMTLFGQIYDLAAAKRLGVVQQTVAPEKLLETAVAWAALVPPDCHAAYAFSKRALQATTMAAIDAAARLDKDLLSRGMSDLGSIRAHTRRYKELKGKDVTWPLPA; encoded by the coding sequence ATGCCCTGGATCATTGAACGCAAGCACCCCCACGTAGCCGTGGTGACGATGAACACCAACAAGGTCAACGCGCAGAATCCGGCCTTCTTCGCCGAGCTCCACGCGGCGTTCGATCGTCTGGAATCCGAGTTCGCCGATTGCGCCGTCGTGCTGACCGGATCGGGCGCGGTGTTCACGGCGGGCCTCGACTTCGATCATCATTTTCCGATGTTCGCACGCCGGTCGATCAAGGAGATCGATGCCTGGTTTGACGCATACCGCGCGACGAACCTGCGCCTCTTCACGTATCCGAGGCCCACCGTGGCGGCGATCAACGGCCACGCCTACGCCGGCGGGTTCATCACCGCGATCGATTGCGATCACCGGATCGCCAGCGAAGGCCCGCTGCAGTTTGCGTTGAACGAGGTGCCAATTGGAATTCCGATGCCGGCCGTCTACTGCGAGATCATCAAGCATGCCATCGGTCCGCGATCGGCGTTCGAGATGACGCTGTTCGGTCAAATCTACGATCTCGCCGCCGCCAAGCGTCTCGGCGTCGTCCAGCAGACGGTCGCGCCGGAAAAGCTGCTGGAGACAGCCGTCGCCTGGGCGGCGCTGGTGCCGCCAGATTGCCATGCGGCGTACGCCTTCTCGAAGCGTGCGCTTCAGGCGACCACGATGGCCGCCATCGATGCCGCGGCCCGCCTCGACAAGGACCTGCTGTCGCGTGGCATGTCGGATCTCGGAAGCATCCGCGCCCACACGCGACGCTACAAGGAATTGAAGGGCAAGGACGTGACCTGGCCCTTGCCCGCCTAG